The following nucleotide sequence is from Micromonospora sp. WMMD1120.
TGCCTGTCGCAGCGGGCCGAACACATCTGGGAGGGCGTCTCCTCGGCGACCACCCGCAGTCGCCCGATCATCAACACCCGCGACGAGCCGCACGCCGACGCCGAGCGCTACCGGCGGCTGCACGTGATCGTCGGCGACTCCAACATGAACGAGGTCACCACGCTGCTCAAGGTCGGCACCGCCGACATCGTGCTGCGGATGATCGAGGCCGGGGTGGTGATGCGCGACCTGTCCCTGGAGAACCCGATCCGGGCCATCCGGGAGGTGTCGCACGACATCACCGGCCGGCGCAAGGTGCGGTTGGCCTCCGGCAAGGAGGTCAGCGCGCTCGACATCCAGCAGGAATACCTGGCCAAGGCCACCGAGTTCGTCGAGCGGCGCGGCGGCGACCAGGCGGCCAAGCGGGTCGTCGAGCTGTGGGGCCGGGTGCTGCACGCCGTCGAGACCGGCGACCTGGAGCCGGTCGCCCGGGAGATCGACTGGGTCAGCAAGCTGCGGCTCATCGAGCGCTACCAGCGCAAGCACGACCTGCCGCTGTCGCATCCCCGGGTGGCGCAGATGGACCTGGCGTACCACGACGTGCGGCGGGGCCGGGGTCTCTACGGGTTGCTGGAGCGTCGGGGCGACGTCGACCGGGTCGCGACCGACCCGGAGATCTTCGAGGCCAAGGAGACCCCGCCGCAGACCACCCGGGCGCGGCTGCGCGGCGAGTTCATCCGGCACGCCCAGGAGAAGCGGCGCGACTTCACCGTCGACTGGGTGCACCTGAAGCTCAACGACCAGGCGCAGCGCACAGTGCTCTGCAAGGACCCGTTCCGGGCGTACGACGAGCGGGTGGAACGGCTGATCGCCAGCATGTGACCGGGTGGGTCGACCCCGGCGGCGGTCCCCGCCGTCGGGGTCGAACGGCCCGGTAGGCTGGGCGCGCCATGACGACATCTGGACCATCCGACCCGACCGACCGCGGCACCGAGCGGCAGAACTGGGTCGAACGCCGGCGCGAGAAGATCCGCGCCGAGATCGAGCGCAACCGGCGCGGCGACTACACCGTGCCGACCTGGGTGCTGGCCCTGGCCCTGGCCCTCATCGTAGGCGGCTGGCTAGCCCTGATCTTCCTCTCCTGACCCCCCACCCCCGCCCGTGCCGCCCCACCCCGCCCAGGCCGAGTTGATCATGAAGTTAGCGCCACGACACGCCGGGCGGACGGGTCATAACTTCATGATCAACGGGGGAGGTGGGGGAGGTGGGGGAGGTGGGGTCGGTGGGGGGACCGGGGGTGGGGGGTGTTGCGGCGTGGCGGCCGGCTGCGGCTGCTGCCAGGAAGTAGGCGTGGTCGGCGTCCAGGCCGCGGCCCATGGTGGACAGTGGCACGGCGCTGGCGCGCAGGGCGGCGTCCAAGCCGTCGGTGGGGACCCGGACGATCCGGTGCCGCGCCGCCAGCGGGGCCAGGGCCGCGTCGACCTCGGCCGCCAGGTCCGCCGCCAGGCCGTCGGGCACCACCAGCTCCGCCGGGGCGAGCGCCACCCGGCCGTACGCGGTGAGGCTGTGGTGCGACACGCCCCGGTGCCGGGGGCGCGGGTCGGCGTTGGAGATGCGCAGCGAGCCGACCGGCCGCCCACCCAGCGTGGCGACGGCGTTGACCGCCTCCCCGACGGCGACGCCGGAGAAACCCCAGCGGGTGCCGGTGCCCAGGTTGCCGGGTCCCTGGGCCACGACGGCGATGTCGGCCTCCAGCACGTGGCGCGCGGCGAGCAGGCCGCCGTGCACAGTGGTGGCCTCCAGGTCACCGCCGAAGGACTGCCCGACGGTGATCGTCCCGACCAGATCGTCGCGCAGCCCGGCGAGGGTCCGGGAGAACCAGGCCGGCAGCGCCCCGCCGTCGGTGAACAGGTACGCCACCCGCGCCCGGGGAGCGTCGGCCCGGATGCCGGCCAGGATCGCCGGCAGCGCCGAGTGCAGGTCGGCGGTGACCACCGGCAGGCCGTTCAGGTCGTCCGCCTCGGCCAGCACGTCGCGGTGCGGGGAGGCCTCCTCGTCGACACCCAGCAGGATCGGCTGCAACGGGGTGTAGCGGGCCTTCACCAGGTGCCCGGCGTCGCGGGTGTCGCCGGCGTCCGGCGGGTCCGGCGGCAGCCGGTCCGGCACCGCCACCACGAGGGCGTACCCGCCGGTGCCCAACCCCATCAGCAGCGCGCCGGCGTTGAGCAGCACCCGGTCGCCGGGCTCGGGAGTGCCGACCAGCTCCGGGTACGCCAGGGCCCGCATCCGCGTGCCGTCGGGCAGGTCGACGTCCAACTCGACCGCCCCGGTCCACTGCCGTCGCAGCCTCGCCACCGTCCCCGTACGCCATCGCACCATGACGGGCACGCTAGCCGCGCGGGCCCGACGGCCCGCGCCCGGGTGCTGCCCGGCGGGGGTCAGGCCGGGTCGGGGCCGGCCTGGGTGTGCCGGGCGTCGCCGGTGACACCGGGCAACGAGCGGGTGGGGTCGAGGAAGACGAAGCGGATCTCCGGGTAGCGGCCGGTGAGCCGTCGTTCGGCCTCGTCGGCGGTGGCCTCGATCTGCGCGCCGGTGGCCTCGTCACGGAAGTCCACCTTCGCGGCGACCAGGATGTCGTCCGGGCCGAGTTGCATGGTCAGCAGGGTGTCGATGCGTTCCACCTCGGGAAGCTCGGCCAGCTCTGCCTCGATCTCGCGCCGCAGCCGTTCCGGAACGGCCCGGCCGACCAGCAGCGACAGGTTGTTGCCGGCGAGGATCCCGGCGACGGTCAGCAGCAGCAGGCCGATCAGGATCGACGCGACACCGTCCCACAGCTCGTCGCCGGTCGCGTGGGACAGGCCGACGCCCAGCCCGGCCAGGACCAGGCCGATCAGGGCCGCGCTGTCCTCCAGGAAGACCGCCTTGACGGTGGTGTCGGCGGTCAGCCGCAGGAACCGTCGCGGCGTGGTCTGCCAGCGCCGCGACTCGCGGCGGACCTGGCGCACGGCGCGGGCCAGCGAGATCGACTCGATGACGAACGACACCGCGAGCACGATGTACGAGATCAGGTAGTCGCCGCTGTGCTCGTGCACCAGGATCGTGGTGACGCCGTGGGTGACGGCGAACCCGGCGCCGGCGACGAAGGTGAACATCGCCGCGAAGAACGCCCAGACGTAGCTCTCCTTGCCGTACCCGAAGGGGTGCCGTTGGTCGGCGGGCCGGGCGCCCCGGCGCAGGGCCTGGAAGAGCAGCACCTCGGTGGTGGTGTCGGCGACCGAGTGGGCCGCCTCGGAGAGCATCGCGGCCGACCCGGAGATCAGCCCGGCGATCAGCTTGGCCACCGCGATGGCGAGATTGGCGGCGCCGGCGACGACGACGGTCCCGACGCTCTCGCTCTCGGGTTTGGCCTGCGCTTGGGGCATGGGGCCCACCCTATGACCGCCGACGGCGACGCGCCGGACGAGACCCGATCCGAACAAGTGTGCGGCACGCCCCGCGTGGGTGCACGGCATCGGCGCGTCGGCTGCTAGCGTCTACCGCGTGTCGCGGACCCGCACCGAACGCCTGGTCAACCTGGTGATCTGCCTGCTGTCCACGCGACGGTTCCTGACCGCCGCGCAGATCGCCGCGACCGTGCCCGGGTACGAGCACGACCCGGACGACGCGCGTGACCACGAGGCGTTCCAACGCAAGTTCGAGCGGGACAAGGCCGAGCTGCGCGAGCTGGGTGTGCCCCTGGAGACCGGCACGGCCAGCGCCTTCGACGCGGAGCCGGGCTACCGGATCGCGCACCGCGAGTACGCGCTGCCCGACATCCTCCTGGAGCCGGACGAGGCCGCCGCCGTGGGCATCGCCGCCCGGCTGTGGCAGCACGCCGGCCTGGCCGCCGCCGCGTCGTCCGGGCTGGCCAAACTCCGCGCCGCCGGGGTCGACGTGGACCCGCAGGCCACCCTCGGCCTGGAGCCGATGGTCACCGTCGACCCGGCCTTCGCGCCGCTGACAGCCGCCGCCCGCGACCGCCGCGAGGTGGGGTTCGACTACCGGGTGCCCGACCGCGACGCGCCCAGCCGGCGGCGGCTGCAACCATGGGGCGTGGTCTGCTGGCGCGGCCGGTGGTATGTGGTCGGCCACGACCAGGACCGGCAGGCCACCCGCTGTTTCCGGCTGTCCCGGGTCGTCGGCCCGGTCCGGGTGACCGGCGCCCCGGGGGCGTACGAGCCGCCGGCCGACGTGGACCTGATCAGCCACGTCGCCCGCTGGTCCGGCCCGGTGGAGCGCACCGGCCGGGCCACCGTCCTGGCCGCGCCGGGGCGCGCCGCCGGGCTGCGCCGCTGGGCGGTCGAGGTGACCACCGGGCCGGACGGCGACCGGCTGGTCCTGCCGTACGCGGACCCGGACGGGCTGGCCGGCCACCTGGTGGGCTACGGCCCGGACGTGCGGGTGCTCGACCCGCCCGAGGTGCGCGAGGCGGTCATCCAACGACTCAAGGAGATCGCCGTCCGACACGACGAGCTGGCCGTCACCGGGGGTGCCCGGTGACCCGCCCGGCCGCCCGCGGCGGCTCCCGCGCGTCCGCCGACCGGCTGGCCCGACTGCTCAACCTGGTGCCCTACCTGCTGGCCCGTCCCGGCATCGAGATCGCCGAGGCGGCCGGCGACCTCGGCGTCACCGAGCGCCAGCTCCGCGAGGACCTGGAGCTGCTCTGGGTGTGTGGTCTGCCCGGGTACGGGCCCGGCGACCTGATCGACATGGCGTTCGACGGTGACCGGGTGACCATCACCTACGACGCCGGCATCGACAGGCCGCTGCGGCTCACCCCGGACGAGGCCCTCGCGCTGGTGGTGGCGCTGCGGATGCTCGCCGAGACGCCCGGGGTCGCCAACCGGGACGCCGTCGAACGGGCCCTCGCCAAGATCGAGGACGCGGGTGACCTGGTGGGCGCGCCGGTGGCGGTCCGACTGCCCGGGGACACCCCGCGGGTCGAGGCGCTGCGCGCCGCCGTGGAGGGCGGCAGGGCGCTGCGGATCACCTACTACACGGCCGCGCGCGACGAGACCACCGAACGCGTCATCGACCCGCTGCGGATGCTGATGGTCGGCGGCCGGGCGTACGTGGAGGCGTGGTGCCGCCGCGCGGAGGCGGTCCGGCTGTTCAGGGCCGACCGCATCGACGCGGTCACCGAGCTGGACGAGCCGGCAGCGGTGCCGCCGCAGGCCGTCCCACATGACCTCACCGAGGGTGTGTTCCGCCCCTCCGCCGACCTGCCGCTGATCACGCTGCGCATCGGTCGGGGCGAGCGGTGGATCACCGAATATTATCCGTGTGAGCGGGTGGAGGCCGGCGACGGCGACCAGTGGCTCGTCTCCCTGCGGGTGACCGACCTGGGGTGGGCCCGCCGGTTCGTGCTCGGCCTCGGCGCCGACGTCACGGTGGTCGCCCCGGTCGAGTTGGCCGAGCAGGTGCGGGCCAGCGCCACCGCCGCCCTGGACGCGTACGCGGTGCCCGCGCCGACGACCACGCCCCGGCGACCCGAGGACGCGCCGTCGGGTGACCGGGCGGTCGCGGGGTCGCACCCAGTAGGCTGACCGCCGTGCTGATCTGGATCGTGCTCGCGGTGGTGCTGCTCCCGCTCGTGGCGCTCGCGCTGGCCGTGCGCCCGGTGCTGGCCCGACTGCCCCAACTGGGTAGGGCCGCCGTGCGGTTGCAACGGCGGGCCACCGAGGCTGAGGAGCTGCGGGAGGCCGCCGAGGCGTTGCAGCAGCGCGCCGAGGGGCTCCAGCGGCGACTCGACACCACCCAGCGCCGGCTCGCGGTGATCAAGGCCAAGCGCGGCTGAACGCGCCCGAACCCGGCGGTGGTTGACGGATCATCGCGGGTTGGTCAAGACTTCACCCTCCGGGCCAGACCACCACCACCCAACGGATGGCGGGCGGCCGATCCGCACGTACGATGGGCTGCGTACCACCCCTCGGACACAGAGCGACTGGAGCTTCTCATGGGTGCCCTCAAGCCGTGGCACATCGCTGTACTCGTGGTTGTGCTGATCCTGCTGTTCGGTGCGAAGCGGCTCCCCGACGCGGCCCGTTCGCTGGGTCGCTCGCTGCGGATCATCAAGGCGGAGACCAAGAGCCTGCAGGACGACGACCGCGACCTCGCCGAGAAGGCCGACGCGCAGGCCGGCTACCAGCCGCTGCCGCCACACGCCGGCCAGCAGGCGCCGTACGCCGGGCAGCCGCAGCAGGCCCCGTACCAGCAGGCGCCGCCGCAGCAGCCGGTCGTCGACCCGGTGCACCGCGTCCGCGACAACTGACCGAAGGGCCCCACCACAGTGGCCTTCGCCCTGCGCAAGCGCGGCCCGAGCACCTTCGAACGGGCCGCCGACGGCTCGATGACCCTCATCGAGCACGTCCGCGAGCTGCGCAACCGTCTGTTCCGCGCGTCGCTCGGCATCGTGGTCGGCTTCGGCCTCGGCATCTGGCTGGCCGGGCCGGTGCTGCACCTGCTCCAGCAGCCCTACTGTGATCTGCCCAAGGCCCGGTTGGCCAACGGCGAGTGCAACTTCGTTCAGCTCGGCCCGGCCGACCTGTTCCTGCTGCAACTGAAGGTCGCGCTCTGGGTCGGATTGATCGCGGCCGCGCCAATCTGGCTCTACCAGCTCTGGGCGTTCATCGCGCCCGGTCTGCACCGGCACGAGCGGCGCTACGCCTACGTCTTCACCGGTCTGGCCGCGCCACTGTTCGCGGCCGGTGCCGTGCTGGCATACTTCGTCACCTCGAAGGGCCTGGAGTTCCTGCTCAACGTCTCCGGTGGCGGGGACATCACCACCACGCTGGACATCACCCGGTACATCTCGTTCATCACCAACCTGATCCTGCTGTTCGGGGTGGCGTTCGAGTTCCCGCTGCTGGTGTTGATGCTCAACTTCGTGGGCATCGCCAGCGCGAAGCGGTTGCTCAGCTGGTGGCGGGTGGCGATCTTCGTGTTCTTCGCCTTCTCGGCGGTGGTCACCCCCACCCCGGACCCGTTCGGGATGACCGCGCTGGCGTTGTGCCTCTCCGCGCTCTACTTCGCCGCCGTCGGGGTCGCGTTCATCAACGACAAGCGGCGGGGTCGCGGCAAGGAGGTGTACGCCGGCATCAGCGACGACGAGGTGTCGCCGTTGGAGTTCGACAACGACCCGGTCGTGGCCGGGCAGCGGGTCGACGCGAGCGCACCGATCGGGGTACCGGAGCCGGTCGCTCCGCCCGCGCCGATCGAGCGGCGCTACGACGACATGACCTGAGCCGCGTACCACCTGTTCGACGACGCCGTCCCCGGTCTTGCGGGGGCGGCGTCGTCGTTGTCGACGGCCTCACCCGCAGCGCCGACAGCGGGACCGTCGGTGAGCTTGGCCGGTGATCTCCCTACCGCTACCGTGCTGCCCGTGACCGCTGACGACCACCGGCCCGGCCCGGTCGCCGTGCTCGCCAACCCGACCGCCGCGCGGGGACGGCACCGTACGCTGCTGCCCCGGCTGCTGGACGGGTTGTCCGCCGCCGGCCGGCCGGTACGGGTGCTGCCGGCGTCCAATCCCGCCGAGGCGGAGGCGGCCTGCCGGGCCGCTGTCGCCGACGGCGCGGGCGCGCTGGTGGCCGTCGGCGGGGACGGCACCGTACACCGGGCGCTGCAGGCGGTCGCCGGCACCGACGTGCCGTTCGGCCCGGTTCCGGCCGGCACCGGCAACGACTTCGCCCTCGACACCGGCTTTCCGGCCGACCCGCTCGCCGCGGTGGACGTGATCGCGTCGGCACTGCGTGACGGTCGCCGCCACACCGTCGACCTGGCCCGGATGAGCGGGGTGGACGGCGCCGAACGCTGGTACGGGGCGGTCCTCGCGGCCGGCTTCGACGCGATCGTCAACGAGCGGGCCAACCGGATGCGCTGGCCGCGCGGTCAGCGCCGCTACGACCTGGCCATCCTGGTCGAGTTGGCCCGGCTGCGGCCGCGCCGCTACACCCTGCGCCTGGACGGGGTGCCGCAGGAGCTGGACGCGGTGCTGGTGGCGGTGGGCAACTGCCCCACGTACGGCGGGGGGATGCGGATCTGCCCGGACGCCGACCCGACCGACGGCCTGCTCGACGTGGTGGTGGCGGGTCGGGTCGACCGGCGGACGCTGGTCCGGGTGAAGCCCCGCATCTACCAGGGCACCCACGTCGAGCATCCGCTGGTGCGCAGCTTCCGCGCCCGGACCGTGGAGCTGGCCGCCGACGGCATCACCACCTACGCCGACGGGGAACGGTCCCTTGACCTGCCGGTGACGATCAGCGCCGTTCCGGACGCCGTGCGGCTGCTGCGTTGACCCGCACCGCCCCGATGCTGGCCGCGATGACCAGCACGATGGCGACGCACTCCACCACTGTCAGCTCCTGCCGCAGCACCAGCCAACCGGCGAGCGTGGCGACCGCCGGACCGAGGCTCATCAACACCGCGAAGGTGGCGGTGGGCATCCGGCGCAGCGCCAGCAGCTCCAACGTGTAGGGCAGTCCGGAGGCGAGCACGGCGAGGGCCGCCCCGAGCGCGAGCACCTGTGGGTCGAGCAGCGCCGCGCCAGCGTCGAGCACGCCCAGCGGCAGGGTGACCAGCGCGGCCACGGTCAGGGCGAGGGCCAGCCCGTCCGCGCCCGGGAAGCGGCTGCCGACCCGGGCGCTCAGCACGATGTACGCCGCCCACATCGACCCGGCGCCGAACGCGAAGAGCACCCCGACCAGGTTGAGCCGGTCGAAGCCACCCTGCCCGAGCAGGGCCACCCCGGCCAGCGCCAGCCCCGCCCAGCCCCAACTGGCCGGTCGTCGGGCGCTGAAGACCGACAGCGCGAGCGGCCCGAGCACCTCCAGGGTCACCGCCGGGCCCAGCGGGATGCGCTCGATGGCCTGGTAGAACAGCGAGTTCATGCCGGCCAGGGCCAACCCGAACCCGCCCGCCGCGAGCCAGGCCGACCGGTCGTGCCCGCGCAGTCGGGGCCGGCACACGACGAGCAGCAGCACCGCCGAGATGGTCAGGCGCAGGGTGACAGCGCCCGCCACACCGGTACGGGGAAAGATCAACGCGGCCACGGCGGAGCCGAACTGCACCGACAGGGCGCCGCCGAGCACCAGCCCCACGGCGACGACGCCACCACGCCGCTGCACCGGTGTCTCAGCTGGTCGTGGCGCGGGCAGCACAGTTTCCGTCACGCGCAGGACGGTAGGCGCTCCGCCTCGGCCGGGCCGCGCCGGTACCCACCCCGTGACCCCGCGCACGCCCGTCCGCGACCGCCGTCACCCGGCCGCCCCACGGTTCCGCCTTGCTGAGCCCGGCGACGTCACCGCCAAGATCCTGTTCGATCGTTGTTCTAGTGGTCATGGATCACGCAGAAGGCCACCACAACCAGGATCTTGTGCGATCTTGGCGGTGGCGCGGCTCGGGGTACGCCGACTGGCCGCGCCGCCGGCCTGCGGCCAGGCGGCGCCTTGCCGCCCGTGCGCGCCCGTCGCCCGCTGCCGGCCTGTCGCCCGCTGTCGGTGGGGTCAGGCGGGCAGGGCGAGGTCGAGCACCGCGCCGAGCCCGTTCTCCCGGCCCGGCTCGGCCGCCGGGAGCACAAGCACCGCGCAGCCGGCGGCCACCGCGCCCGCGTCGGCCGGTGTGTCGCCGACCATCAGCGTCTGTTCCGGGTCGACGCCGAGCATCCCGCAGGCCCGCCAGAAGATCGCCGGGTCGGGCTTGCAGCGCCCCACCTCGTAGGAGAGCACGAAGGCGTCGACCAGGTCGGTGAAGCCCCAGGTGTCGAAGTGCGGACGGAGGTCGAAGCCGATGTTGCTGACCACCGCCACCGGCACCCCGGCGTCGCGTAACGCGCGCAACGTGGCGGCGCTGTCCGCGTACGGCAGCCAGCCGTCCGCGGTCAGCAGCCGCTCGTAGAGCGCGTCGGCGAAGCCCTCGATGCCCGCGTCCACGGTCTCGGCCAGCCCGGTGTACGCGCCCCGGTGGGCGTGTTGGTAGAGGTCCCGGTCGGCCCACAGCTCGGCCAGCCGGGGTGGCACCCGGGCCGGCAGCGGTCCACCGGCCCGCCCGGCGGTCAGCAGCCGGTCGGCGAGCGCTGTGGCACGGACCTGGTCCAGGGTGACGCCGCAGGCGGCGGCGGCCTCGCGTACCCACTGCCGGGGCTCCTCCACCTGGGCCAGCGTGCCGTGGAAGTCGAAGAGCACCGCCTTGACCGGGCGTCGGGACGCCCGGCGGTCGGTGTTGCCCGGCGGGGTGGTCGTGGGCGGTTCGGTATGGTCCGGCACGCCGTGCACCCTACCGACCGCCGGTGACGGTCCCTCCGGTCGGCCTTGTGGGGTGACCCGTCCCCGCACGCACTAATCTTGGTGCCATGTCGAGCCCCGCCGAGCGGTACGCAGCGGCGCGCCGCCGGGCCGCACAGGCCTCCGAGTTTCCGGCGCTGCACGAGTTCGCCCTCGATCTGGGGTTCGACCTCGACGATTTCCAGCGGGAGGCGTGCCAGTCGCTGGAGCGGGGCAGCGGCGTGCTGGTCTGCGCCCCCACCGGCGCCGGTAAGACGGTGGTCGGGGAGTTCGCCGTACACCTGGCGTTGCGCGGACGGCCCGACGACCCGGCGCCCGCCGTCGACGCGGCGACCCCGGCGGCCCGGCGCAAGTGCTTCTACACCACGCCGATCAAGGCGCTGTCGAACCAGAAGTACCACGACCTGGTGGCCCGCTACGGCGCCGACCAGGTCGGCCTGCTCACCGGTGACAACGCGATCAACGGCGACGCGCCGGTGGTGGTGATGACCACCGAGGTGCTGCGCAACATGCTCTACGCGGGTTCCAGCACGTTGCAGGGCCTGGCGTACGTGGTGATGGACGAGGTGCACTACCTGGCCGACCGGTTCCGTGGCGGGGTGTGGGAAGAGGTGATCATCCACCTGCCCGCCTCGGTCACGCTCGTCTCGTTGTCCGCGACCGTCTCCAACGCCGAGGAGTTCGCCGACTGGCTGGTCACCGTCCGCGGGGAGACCGCCGTGGTGGTCAGCGAGCACCGTCCGGTGCCGCTGTGGCAGCACATGCTCGTCGGCAGGCGGATGTTCGACCTGTTCCACGACGCCGACGCGGCCCGCAAGCACGACGTGCACCCGGAGTTGCTGCGCTACACCCGGGAGACCGTACGGCGGCTGGAGCTGGGCGAGGGTCGCAGCGCGGGGCCGGGGGCCGGCCGGCGTGGCCCGCGTTGGCGTGGCCCGCTGCGCCCGGACATCGTCGAGCGGCTGGACCGGGAGGGGCTGCTGCCGGCGATCCTGTTCATCTTCAGCCGGGCCGGCTGCGCCGCCGCCGTGCAGCAGTGCCTCGCGGCCGGGCTGCGGCTCACCTCACCGGACGAGCGGGCGGAGATCCGGCGGGTGGTCGAGTCCAAGGTGACCGCCATTCCGGGCGAGGACCTGTCGGTCCTGGGCTACTGGGAGTGGCTGGATGGTCTGGAGCGGGGCCTGGCCGCGCACCACGCCGGCATGCTGCCGGTGTTCAAGGAGGTCGTCGAGGAGCTGTTCGTCAGAGGGCTCGTCAAGGCGGTCTTCGCCACCGAGACCCTGGCGCTGGGCATCAACATGCCGGCCCGCTGCGTGGTGCTGGAACGCCTGGTGAAGTACAACGGCGAGGCGCACGTCGACCTGACGCCGGGGGAGTACACGCAGCTTACCGGGCGCGCCGGCCGCCGGGGCATCGACGTGGAGGGGCACGCCGTCGTGGTGTGGTCCCCGGAGACCGACCCCCGGCAGGTGGCCGGGCTCGCGTCGACCCGCACCTACCCGCTGCGCTCCAGCTTCCGGCCGTCGTACAAC
It contains:
- a CDS encoding DEAD/DEAH box helicase, encoding MSSPAERYAAARRRAAQASEFPALHEFALDLGFDLDDFQREACQSLERGSGVLVCAPTGAGKTVVGEFAVHLALRGRPDDPAPAVDAATPAARRKCFYTTPIKALSNQKYHDLVARYGADQVGLLTGDNAINGDAPVVVMTTEVLRNMLYAGSSTLQGLAYVVMDEVHYLADRFRGGVWEEVIIHLPASVTLVSLSATVSNAEEFADWLVTVRGETAVVVSEHRPVPLWQHMLVGRRMFDLFHDADAARKHDVHPELLRYTRETVRRLELGEGRSAGPGAGRRGPRWRGPLRPDIVERLDREGLLPAILFIFSRAGCAAAVQQCLAAGLRLTSPDERAEIRRVVESKVTAIPGEDLSVLGYWEWLDGLERGLAAHHAGMLPVFKEVVEELFVRGLVKAVFATETLALGINMPARCVVLERLVKYNGEAHVDLTPGEYTQLTGRAGRRGIDVEGHAVVVWSPETDPRQVAGLASTRTYPLRSSFRPSYNMAVNLVGSVGAEPARALLESSFAQFQADRSVVGLARQVQRNTETIEAYGAEAACHHGDFDEYFALRVAIADREKAIARQGQTQRKAAAVASLERLRVGDVIRVPSGRRAGLAVVLDPATGGFGEPRPLVLTQDRWAGRVSPGDFTTPAEVLARIRVPKHFNHRSPAARRDLAAEVSGTGLDRHGGRRGGRSRQVSGEDHRITQLRGELRRHPCHACPEREEHARWAERRRRLERDTEELRQRVSGRTGSLARTFDRIVALLTDRGYLTGDGTVTDAGRMLGRIWTEADLLVAECLRRGVWDGLSPAELAAAVSVVVFEARRDVDERASLPRGPVADAVDETLKLWGEIEADEAARGLTATREPDLGFAWPVYRWARGEALAKVLGSGHEIDGEMPAGDFVRWARQVVDLLGQLADSGGAAPELRSTARQAIAAVNRGVLAYHTSA